In the genome of Cryptomeria japonica chromosome 8, Sugi_1.0, whole genome shotgun sequence, one region contains:
- the LOC131051919 gene encoding two-pore potassium channel 1, protein MEDLVKENGVNEPLLPNFSRPPEKDVSSRSRRLYHCRTAPSSYSNKNKTKIEDMHSILPYKTKGIRPTLSQAGLVLFIYLGVGMICFYNVEDELRGLRTSRLVDALYFTVVTMTSVGYGDLVPNGALPKLLACFFVFSGMALVGLLLSGAADYLVEKQEKLLIKAFHKQQNNGSNDLLNETKINKSKLKLLVSLLILLALIVIGIVFLYKVEGLDLLNSFYCVCATITSLGYGDQSFSTKIGRIFASFWIMVSTLCLIQVFLDLAEVRTEDRQQSMVHWVLSRRTTRADLEAADMDSDGAVSPSEFVLYKLKEMGKIEEEDVALLIKEFNMLDADHSGTVTASDLNLTGQAPED, encoded by the exons ATGGAAGATTTGGTGAAAGAGAATGGAGTAAATGAGCCCCTCTTGCCTAATTTTTCGAGGCCACCTGAGAAGGATGTAAGTTCAAGATCAAGGCGACTTTATCATTGCAGAACTGCTCCATCAtcttattcaaataaaaataaaactaaaatagaGGATATGCACTCTATATTACCCTATAAAACTAAAGGCATTCGTCCTACTCTCTCTCAAGCTGGGTTGGTCCTGTTCATTTACTTGGGAGTGGGCATGATTTGTTTTTATAATGTAGAGGATGAACTGAGAGGTTTAAGGACAAGCAGGCTGGTTGATGCTTTATATTTCACCGTTGTAACAATGACTTCTGTTGGTTATGGAGATCTTGTGCCCAACGGCGCTCTCCCGAAGCTTTTAGCTTGCTTCTTTGTCTTTTCTGGAATGGCCCTTGTGGGCTTGCTTCTTAGTGGTGCAGCAGATTACCTTGTGGAGAAGCAGGAAAAGTTATTGATAAAAGCGTTTCACAAGCAACAAAATAATGGTTCTAATGACTTATTGAATGAAACTAAGATCAACAAATCAAAGTTGAAGCTCTTGGTGTCCCTTTTAATCTTGCTGGCTCTGATAGTCATTGGAATTGTTTTCCTTTATAAAGTTGAGGGGTTGGATTTACTCAATTCATTCTATTGTGTGTGCGCAACAATTACATCATTAGGATATGGAGATCAAAGCTTTTCAACAAAAATTGGACGCATATTTGCTAGTTTTTGGATTATGGTCAGTACCCTATGTCTGATACAGGTCTTCTTGGACCTTGCCGAGGTAAGAACTGAAGATAGGCAACAGTCAATGGTGCACTGGGTTTTGAGTCGCAGGACAACAAGGGCAGATTTGGAGGCAGCAGATATGGATTCTGATGGAGCTGTCAG CCCTTCAGAGTTTGTTCTTTATAAACTGAAAGAGATGGGGAAGATTGAAGAGGAAGATGTGGCACttcttatcaaagaattcaataTGCTTGATGCAGACCATTCAGGTACAGTCACAGCATCTGACTTAAACCTCACAGGGCAAGCACCAGAAGATTGA